From the genome of Psychrobacter sp. M13:
CATTAGTAATCATAAAAAACTCCTTGTCTATTTTTTATTTGTCTTTCTACTATCTATTCGCCATTCGGTTATTGCGCTAGTTAGTTATTGCGATAATTAGTTATTTTGATAATTAGTTATTGCGGTAATACTCTTGGGCAGCAGCAACGCCTTGACCTAGGGTGATTGGATAATCCAAGTCAGCCATTGCCATCTCAAGCGTAGCAAGTCCTGATAACACCATTACCTCAGTAAGTGATCCTAAATGGCCTATTCTAAATGCTTTACCTGCCATCTCACCTAAGCCGACTCCAAAAGAGATGCCGTACTTGTTAAAGGCGTGATCGGTCAGCTCATTACTGTTAAAGCCTTCTGGAACATAGATCGCGCTTACCGTTTGAGAATATAATTCAGGTGATTTTGCCGCAAGCTTAAAGCCCCATGCGCTAACTGCTTGGCGCACACCTTCGGCTAAACGATAATGACGTGCGTAGACATTCTCAAGGCCTTCTTCAAACAGCATATCAAGACTGGCTCTCATGCCATAGATTAGATTCAGTGGTGGGGTATAAGGAAAGCCACCATTCGCATTGGCTTTTAGCATGTCACGGAAGTCAAAATAAGTACGCGGTAGTTTTGCTTGATCCATAGCCGCTAGTGCTTTTGGGCTAATCGCTAATACGGCCATACCTGTGGCTAGCATAAAGCCCTTTTGTGAGCCTGCTACTGCAATATCAACGCCCCACTCATCCATTTTAAAAGGTACAGACGCGATTGAGCTGACACCATCAACGAATAACAATGCTGGATGATCACTACTATTCATGGCGGTGCGAACCGCGCCAATATCACTTAGAACACCAGTCGCGGTTTCATTATGAGTGACCATCAGTGCTTTGATTTCGTGATTGGTATCGGCTGCTAAAATAGCTTGAAACTGATCGGCAGGAGCACCTTCGCCCCAAGCACATTCGATAACTTGTACATCTAGACCATGACGCTGGCACATATCAATCCAGCGATGCGAGAACATACCATAACGGGCGATAAGGACTTTATCACCTGGTGACAAAGTATTGCTGATAGCTGCTTCCCAGCCACCTGTGCCACTAGAGGTAAATAAAAGTACTTCACCATCTTCGGTTTCAAATACCTTTTTAGCATCAGCCAGCACGGGTAAAAACGTTTGGGAAAAATCAGGAGCGCGATGATCTTGAGTTGGCACGTTCATCGCATGACGAAGTCTTTCTGGTATGTTGGTAGGACCAGGAATAAAAATAGGGTTCTGTAACGACATGAGTCACATCCTTGTTAGTGTATATAGAAGGTACACAAAAATTGCATATATAGAGTATCAGGGCAAAATAAATGCAAGAGTCTTCCTGACTCATACAATTTTTTGTGTTGTGCAGATTTAAGTATTTTATAGATTTTAAAAATTAACCATGTCAAAAAAAGAAGTTGCAGGTGACTTATCACTAGGCTGCTTACTGCTTTCTTTTTATGGTGTGTCTTGCGGTAACGGTTTGTACGAATGATACGAATGTTTTGGGACTGTTCAACGAAGGAGTTTGGGTTGAAAAAGTTTAGGTACTGAAGCGTAGATACTGAAGCCTAGATATTTAGTAACCAATTAAAGGCAACATCGTTGAAGTTGTTATTTAACATACAGGCAAACACATTTTTTTACAAGTGTAATTTGCATAATTTCATCTTTACCCGGCCAAAAAGCACTTTATTGCTATCAAAAACTTTATACCGACTAGATCCAACCTTCTTCTAACAGTGACTCCGTATTACTGACTTTAAACTCATGATATAAGTTAAAAAACGTCATGGGGTCTTCGACACCATCGAGCAATTCGCGTTTACTCAGCGCTACAAACATAGCTAGTGCATAGGCTGAGCAATGAATGGACTTTTTGGGATTAAACTCAATATTAGTAAAGGCTTGATACTGCATAACCTGCTCAGCAAGCATAGGGTTTTGTTTTAGAGCATTGACATATAGCCAGTCGTAAAAGGTAGTTAATGGCTCTACGCTCCACTCCATACCGAAATAATTATAGCCGATTAATTCACCTGACGTTGTCAAGCGCTCATCTTTTTT
Proteins encoded in this window:
- the bhcA gene encoding L-aspartate--glyoxylate aminotransferase BhcA; protein product: MSLQNPIFIPGPTNIPERLRHAMNVPTQDHRAPDFSQTFLPVLADAKKVFETEDGEVLLFTSSGTGGWEAAISNTLSPGDKVLIARYGMFSHRWIDMCQRHGLDVQVIECAWGEGAPADQFQAILAADTNHEIKALMVTHNETATGVLSDIGAVRTAMNSSDHPALLFVDGVSSIASVPFKMDEWGVDIAVAGSQKGFMLATGMAVLAISPKALAAMDQAKLPRTYFDFRDMLKANANGGFPYTPPLNLIYGMRASLDMLFEEGLENVYARHYRLAEGVRQAVSAWGFKLAAKSPELYSQTVSAIYVPEGFNSNELTDHAFNKYGISFGVGLGEMAGKAFRIGHLGSLTEVMVLSGLATLEMAMADLDYPITLGQGVAAAQEYYRNN